One Kineococcus aurantiacus genomic window carries:
- a CDS encoding zinc-dependent alcohol dehydrogenase: protein MTQRTGRAVQISEPGTLELLDTVTPDPGPGEALVQVAYCGICGSDREVFAGTRPAEFVRYPVVAGHEWSGTVAAVGAGVPQSLVGRAVVGQGIRTAEGTPASLEGDTEGWPQEYEETGFTLPGGWATWLTLPARYLHVLPEGADLRAAAGIEPAACVAEAVLLADVSVGSKVAVVGAGTLGLLCVQLLKGAGAQVTVVHHNDERRELAERCGAAHYTGDVSTLDATFDAVVEAAGVPGIARTAVGLARRGGRVVLTGIPAEDHDDLSSLDLVSRNVHVLTVFGAPTRAWAYAVRAFSAGVLDPSPLITHEFDLADAGAALDELSARRGALKVLLKP, encoded by the coding sequence ATGACGCAACGCACCGGCCGCGCCGTCCAGATCAGCGAGCCCGGCACCCTCGAACTCCTCGACACCGTCACCCCTGACCCGGGCCCGGGCGAGGCGCTGGTCCAGGTCGCCTACTGCGGCATCTGCGGGTCCGACCGCGAGGTGTTCGCCGGCACCCGCCCGGCCGAGTTCGTCCGCTACCCCGTCGTCGCGGGCCACGAGTGGTCCGGCACCGTCGCGGCCGTCGGCGCGGGCGTGCCGCAGTCCCTCGTGGGCCGCGCCGTCGTCGGCCAGGGCATCCGCACCGCCGAGGGGACCCCCGCCTCGCTGGAGGGCGACACCGAGGGCTGGCCGCAGGAGTACGAGGAGACCGGGTTCACCCTGCCCGGCGGCTGGGCCACGTGGCTGACGCTGCCCGCCCGCTACCTGCACGTCCTGCCCGAGGGGGCCGACCTGCGCGCGGCCGCCGGGATCGAGCCGGCCGCGTGCGTGGCCGAGGCCGTCCTGCTCGCCGACGTCAGCGTGGGGTCGAAGGTCGCCGTCGTCGGCGCCGGGACCCTGGGGCTGCTGTGCGTGCAGCTGCTCAAGGGCGCCGGGGCGCAGGTCACCGTCGTGCACCACAACGACGAGCGCCGGGAGCTGGCCGAGCGGTGCGGCGCGGCCCACTACACGGGCGACGTGAGCACGCTGGACGCCACGTTCGACGCCGTCGTCGAGGCCGCCGGGGTCCCCGGCATCGCCCGGACCGCCGTGGGCCTGGCCCGTCGCGGGGGGCGGGTGGTCCTGACCGGCATCCCCGCCGAGGACCACGACGACCTGTCCTCCCTCGACCTGGTCTCGCGCAACGTCCACGTCCTGACGGTCTTCGGGGCCCCCACCCGGGCGTGGGCCTACGCGGTGCGCGCCTTCTCCGCCGGGGTCCTGGACCCCAGCCCGCTCATCACCCACGAGTTCGACCTGGCCGACGCCGGGGCGGCCCTGGACGAGCTGAGCGCGCGCCGGGGCGCCCTCAAGGTGCTGCTGAAGCCCTGA
- a CDS encoding VTT domain-containing protein has protein sequence MLTDLLDPAAHADHWLWALCVLLAAVVVGAVLPVLPTGAVVSAMAALGHHRSWLSLGEVVVVGAAAAYVADLVLYALLLRGAHTGPGRSLRRRAERYGHLDELGERLARHDVGTLVTSRLLPGARVPVLVAAAAAEYPVARFAVADVVPAASWALAYSVLGLAGRGVSDRPWVGAAVAVALGFAASGAVSLARRLRSR, from the coding sequence GTGCTGACCGACCTGCTCGACCCCGCCGCCCACGCCGACCACTGGCTGTGGGCGCTGTGCGTGCTGCTCGCCGCCGTCGTCGTGGGGGCGGTCCTGCCGGTCCTGCCGACGGGGGCGGTCGTCTCGGCCATGGCCGCCCTGGGCCACCACCGGTCCTGGCTGTCCCTGGGGGAGGTCGTCGTCGTCGGCGCCGCCGCGGCCTACGTCGCCGACCTGGTCCTCTACGCGCTGCTGCTGCGCGGGGCGCACACCGGGCCCGGGCGCTCCCTGCGCCGGCGGGCCGAGCGGTACGGGCACCTCGACGAGCTCGGCGAGCGGCTGGCCCGCCACGACGTCGGCACCCTCGTCACGTCCCGGCTGCTGCCGGGGGCCCGCGTGCCCGTCCTGGTCGCCGCGGCCGCCGCCGAGTACCCCGTCGCCCGGTTCGCCGTCGCCGACGTCGTGCCCGCCGCGAGCTGGGCGCTGGCGTACTCGGTGCTCGGGCTCGCCGGGCGCGGGGTCAGCGACCGGCCCTGGGTGGGTGCCGCGGTGGCCGTCGCGCTCGGGTTCGCGGCCTCGGGCGCCGTCAGCCTCGCGCGGCGGCTGCGGTCGCGCTGA
- the metX gene encoding homoserine O-acetyltransferase MetX → MARALTPAAPPASGGWHDGDPVGRRRFADVGDLPLQLGGVLPQVRLAYETWGELDADGSNAVLVEHALTGDSHVSGEAGPGHPTAGWWSALVGPGKALDTRRWFVVAANVVGGCQGSTGPSSPRPGTTRPWGSAFPRITVADQVAAEARLADALGIARFAAVIGGSMGGMRALEWAAAHPGRVGASLVLASAAASTADQIGGQSAQITAIVSDPGWRGGDYHSAPDGQGPHVGLGLARRLAHLSYRTAAELQARFGREAQFGEDPLSPEGAGRYAVQSYLDHHADKLVRRFDAGSYVALTDAMNTWDVGLGRGGTEAALAAVTTPLVVVAVDSDRLYPVADSQRIVDAAPAVVGGLRVVTSSSGHDGFLLEAAQIEPLVAETLALGRR, encoded by the coding sequence GTGGCGCGCGCGCTGACGCCCGCGGCGCCCCCGGCCTCCGGCGGCTGGCACGACGGTGACCCCGTCGGGCGCCGGCGGTTCGCCGACGTCGGGGACCTGCCCCTGCAGCTCGGCGGGGTCCTGCCGCAGGTCCGGCTGGCCTACGAGACGTGGGGCGAGCTCGACGCGGACGGCTCCAACGCCGTCCTCGTCGAGCACGCCCTGACCGGCGACTCCCACGTCAGCGGCGAGGCCGGCCCCGGCCACCCCACGGCCGGCTGGTGGTCGGCCCTCGTCGGCCCCGGCAAGGCCCTCGACACGCGCCGCTGGTTCGTCGTCGCGGCCAACGTCGTCGGCGGCTGCCAGGGCTCCACCGGGCCCTCCTCCCCGCGACCGGGCACCACCCGCCCGTGGGGCTCGGCCTTCCCCCGGATCACCGTCGCCGACCAGGTCGCGGCCGAGGCCCGCCTCGCCGACGCCCTGGGGATCGCCCGCTTCGCCGCCGTCATCGGCGGGTCGATGGGCGGGATGCGGGCCCTGGAGTGGGCCGCGGCCCACCCCGGCCGGGTGGGCGCGTCGCTGGTGCTGGCCTCCGCGGCGGCCTCCACCGCCGACCAGATCGGCGGGCAGAGCGCCCAGATCACCGCGATCGTCAGCGACCCCGGCTGGCGCGGCGGCGACTACCACTCCGCGCCCGACGGGCAGGGCCCGCACGTGGGCCTGGGTCTGGCCCGCCGCCTCGCGCACCTGTCGTACCGGACCGCGGCCGAGCTCCAGGCCCGCTTCGGCCGCGAGGCGCAGTTCGGCGAGGACCCGCTGTCCCCCGAGGGCGCGGGCCGCTACGCCGTGCAGAGCTACCTGGACCACCACGCCGACAAGCTCGTGCGCCGCTTCGACGCCGGGTCCTACGTCGCGCTGACCGACGCCATGAACACCTGGGACGTCGGGCTGGGCCGCGGCGGCACCGAGGCCGCGCTCGCCGCGGTCACGACGCCGCTGGTCGTCGTGGCCGTCGACTCCGACCGGCTCTACCCCGTCGCGGACTCCCAGCGGATCGTCGACGCGGCCCCGGCCGTCGTCGGGGGCCTGCGGGTGGTGACGTCCTCCTCCGGGCACGACGGGTTCCTGCTGGAGGCCGCGCAGATCGAGCCGCTGGTGGCCGAGACCCTCGCCCTCGGCCGCCGCTGA
- a CDS encoding bifunctional o-acetylhomoserine/o-acetylserine sulfhydrylase, with the protein MSDETTPAWKFETLQVHAGQTPDPATGARALPIYQTTSYQFRDTDHAAALFGLTELGNIYTRIMNPTQDTVEQRIAALEGGVGALLVASGQAAETLAILNIASAGDHVVSSPRLYGGTYNLFHHTLPKMGISVTFVADPDDAASWAAAVRPETKLFYGETISNPAGDVLDIETVAGVAHEHGVPLVVDNTIATPYLVRPFEHGADIVVHSATKYLGGHGTSVAGVVVDSGRFDWTASDRFPGLTAPDPSYHGVVFTDAVGQLAYLIKLRVQLLRDLGPAVSPFNAFLIAQGLETLSLRVERHVENAGEVARFLEARDDVLSVNWASLPSSPWHAQARKYAPKGSGAVLAFEIAGGLAAGKAFVDALVLHSHVANIGDVRSLVVHPASTTHSQLSELEQLASGVTPGLVRLAVGVENIEDILADLRTGFAAAAAAVPSGASV; encoded by the coding sequence GTGAGCGACGAGACCACCCCTGCCTGGAAGTTCGAGACCCTCCAGGTGCACGCCGGCCAGACGCCCGACCCCGCGACCGGGGCCCGCGCCCTGCCGATCTACCAGACGACGAGCTACCAGTTCCGCGACACCGACCACGCCGCGGCGCTGTTCGGCCTGACCGAGCTGGGCAACATCTACACGCGGATCATGAACCCGACCCAGGACACCGTCGAGCAGCGCATCGCCGCGCTCGAAGGCGGCGTCGGGGCCCTGCTGGTCGCCTCCGGCCAGGCCGCCGAGACCCTCGCGATCCTCAACATCGCCTCCGCCGGCGACCACGTCGTCTCCAGCCCGCGGCTGTACGGCGGGACGTACAACCTCTTCCACCACACCCTGCCCAAGATGGGCATCTCGGTCACCTTCGTCGCCGACCCCGACGACGCCGCCTCCTGGGCCGCGGCCGTGCGCCCGGAGACCAAGCTGTTCTACGGCGAGACCATCTCCAACCCCGCCGGGGACGTCCTGGACATCGAGACCGTCGCGGGCGTCGCCCACGAGCACGGCGTCCCGCTCGTCGTCGACAACACCATCGCCACGCCCTACCTCGTGCGGCCCTTCGAGCACGGCGCCGACATCGTCGTGCACTCGGCGACGAAGTACCTCGGCGGGCACGGCACGTCCGTGGCCGGCGTCGTCGTCGACTCCGGCCGCTTCGACTGGACGGCCTCGGACCGCTTCCCCGGCCTGACCGCGCCCGACCCCAGCTACCACGGCGTCGTCTTCACCGACGCCGTCGGGCAGCTCGCGTACCTGATCAAGCTGCGCGTGCAGCTCCTGCGCGACCTCGGCCCCGCCGTCTCGCCCTTCAACGCCTTCCTCATCGCCCAGGGCCTGGAGACGCTGTCGCTGCGCGTGGAGCGGCACGTCGAGAACGCCGGGGAGGTCGCGCGGTTCCTCGAGGCGCGCGACGACGTCCTGTCGGTGAACTGGGCCTCGCTGCCCTCCTCGCCCTGGCACGCCCAGGCCCGCAAGTACGCCCCGAAGGGCTCCGGGGCCGTGCTGGCCTTCGAGATCGCCGGGGGCCTGGCGGCCGGCAAGGCGTTCGTCGACGCCCTCGTCCTGCACAGCCACGTCGCCAACATCGGCGACGTCCGCTCCCTCGTGGTCCACCCGGCCTCCACGACCCACAGCCAGCTCAGCGAGCTGGAGCAGCTCGCCTCCGGCGTCACGCCGGGCCTGGTCCGCCTCGCCGTGGGCGTGGAGAACATCGAGGACATCCTCGCCGACCTGCGCACCGGCTTCGCCGCGGCAGCCGCCGCGGTGCCCTCCGGCGCGTCCGTCTGA
- a CDS encoding cation:dicarboxylate symporter family transporter, translating into MSTGALNRTKKDRTHFLYLAVIVAVALGIGVGLLFPDVGKDLKPLGTGFVALVKMMIAPVIFCTIVLGIGSVRAAAKVGRVGGTALLYFLVMSGFALVIGLVVGNLLPVTNLQLTDDLRGQGAKLAETAHESGGSVDFLLGIIPTSLFSALTDGSVLEALFVALLVGFALQGLGEAGQRALQAVETIKKVVFKVLAMVMWAAPVGAFGAIAAVVGETGADALKALATVMAGFYVTCALFVVVVLGLLLRVVAKLNLFKVLRYVARELLLIVSTSSSETALPRLIAKMEHAGVHRSTVGITVPTGYSFNLDGTAIYLTMASLFIANSLGQPMSVGEQVSLLLFMVIASKGAAGVSGAGLATLAGGLASHKPALLDGVGLIVGIDRFMSEARAVTNFIGNTVGTLVIATWTGTLDREQLTEVLAGRRPFDETSMDPSREAATDVRDQAAVPA; encoded by the coding sequence ATGAGCACTGGCGCTCTGAACCGCACGAAGAAGGACCGCACGCACTTCCTGTACCTGGCTGTCATCGTGGCGGTCGCCCTGGGCATCGGCGTGGGGTTGCTGTTCCCCGACGTCGGCAAGGACCTCAAACCGCTGGGCACCGGTTTCGTGGCCCTCGTGAAGATGATGATCGCGCCGGTCATCTTCTGCACGATCGTGCTCGGCATCGGCTCGGTGCGCGCCGCGGCCAAGGTCGGCCGGGTCGGCGGGACGGCGCTGCTGTACTTCCTGGTGATGAGCGGTTTCGCGCTCGTCATCGGCCTGGTCGTGGGGAACCTGCTGCCGGTGACGAACCTGCAGCTGACCGACGACCTGCGCGGGCAGGGCGCGAAGCTGGCCGAGACCGCGCACGAGAGCGGCGGGTCGGTCGACTTCCTGCTGGGGATCATCCCGACGTCGCTGTTCTCGGCCCTGACCGACGGCTCGGTCCTGGAGGCGCTGTTCGTGGCCCTGCTCGTCGGGTTCGCCCTGCAGGGCCTCGGCGAGGCGGGGCAGCGGGCGCTGCAGGCGGTCGAGACGATCAAGAAGGTCGTCTTCAAGGTGCTGGCGATGGTCATGTGGGCCGCCCCGGTCGGGGCGTTCGGCGCGATCGCGGCCGTCGTCGGCGAGACCGGCGCGGACGCGCTGAAGGCGCTGGCGACGGTGATGGCCGGGTTCTACGTCACGTGCGCGCTGTTCGTGGTCGTCGTCCTGGGCCTGCTGCTGCGGGTCGTGGCCAAGCTGAACCTCTTCAAGGTCCTGCGGTACGTGGCCCGCGAGCTGCTGCTCATCGTCTCCACCTCCAGCTCCGAGACGGCGCTGCCGCGGCTCATCGCCAAGATGGAGCACGCCGGGGTGCACCGCTCGACGGTGGGCATCACCGTCCCCACGGGGTACTCGTTCAACCTCGACGGCACCGCGATCTACCTGACGATGGCGTCGCTGTTCATCGCGAACTCGCTGGGGCAGCCCATGTCGGTCGGTGAGCAGGTGTCGCTGCTGCTGTTCATGGTCATCGCCTCCAAGGGCGCCGCGGGGGTCTCCGGGGCGGGTCTGGCGACGCTGGCCGGTGGGCTGGCCTCGCACAAGCCGGCGCTGCTGGACGGGGTGGGGCTCATCGTGGGCATCGACCGGTTCATGTCCGAGGCCCGCGCGGTGACGAACTTCATCGGCAACACGGTGGGGACCCTCGTCATCGCCACCTGGACCGGGACGCTGGACCGCGAGCAGCTCACGGAGGTGCTCGCCGGGCGGCGCCCGTTCGACGAGACGTCGATGGACCCCTCCCGCGAGGCGGCCACCGACGTGCGGGACCAGGCCGCCGTCCCCGCCTGA
- a CDS encoding putative bifunctional diguanylate cyclase/phosphodiesterase has translation MLRSRPRRRPGRRHRRRPATLHRSLLVLVLAPVVGLVGLMAYAVDDQAGRARAAGQAADAVRAAVALDAVRAAVAREVVPVLGQAVLRDPASATSVGVDAGTVSSLSVVAGPALAAQLGTVRAGTDEALAAARSTAARRTADRVAATVAGLRARSADGADLSVVFAGYQAVAADLTTRVGDLLAASRIAGLDDAGTRAVLDLRLVSRASALASVEVPLFLADAVRSAAGTAGTAGTAGTGGTGDRDAFLTAWGGYRNASVEVLEQASPAVRDDWLAATAPTAAALDAPLQAAALGGAAPTPAQLVGLTTANGTRDEALRTLVRATGERAVDRAREPAAAARRALGLLVGLCSLIVAGTLAAALLLRRWVAVPLRRLAEQARSVSDGDLVNVEESGPLEVRTVARGLAAAVDNLRRVRDQARAVADGALDAEVVRRPVHGPLGEVVHASVLQMVGALRERELLQEVLAHQASHDALTGLPNRTHATELVAAALARSTRHDGRVGLLFVDLDHFKTVNDTHGHAAGDELLRVVAGRMAGALRGGDAPARLGGDEFVVVVEHVDDEARLVDLGTRVIAAVSAPVELSGRHAGVRVRVGASVGVAVSPAGGGSAERLLLEADAAAYRAKAAGRGTVAVFDDALRRDIARRTQLEGALRAGLDAGQLVLHYQPVVDLRTGAVRSVEALVRWDRPGHGLVGPDAFVPVAEDSDLVCEVGRWALSRAAEQLAAWDADGGELAGVNAAVNVSGRHLAQPRLLGDVALACAGAGIVPERLTVEITETVLFDEPTAREHLRALRALGVRVALDDFGTGYTSIGQLSRLPVDTLKIDRSFVASHEDAHTDLVRLVIGAAHSFSLGVVAEGVEEAGQLEALRAADCDAAQGFWLSRPLPAEQLAAQLSATAAAARG, from the coding sequence GTGCTGCGGTCCCGCCCCCGGCGGCGCCCCGGTCGCCGTCACCGGCGCCGGCCCGCCACCCTGCACCGCAGCCTCCTGGTCCTGGTCCTGGCCCCGGTCGTGGGGCTGGTCGGCCTCATGGCGTACGCCGTCGACGACCAGGCCGGGCGCGCCCGGGCCGCCGGGCAGGCCGCCGACGCCGTCCGCGCCGCCGTCGCCCTCGACGCCGTCCGCGCCGCCGTCGCCCGCGAGGTCGTGCCCGTGCTGGGCCAGGCCGTCCTGCGGGACCCGGCCAGCGCGACGTCCGTGGGCGTCGACGCCGGCACCGTCTCCTCGCTGTCGGTGGTCGCCGGGCCCGCCCTCGCCGCGCAGCTGGGCACCGTGCGGGCCGGCACCGACGAGGCCCTGGCCGCCGCCCGCTCCACCGCCGCGCGGCGGACCGCCGACCGGGTCGCGGCGACCGTGGCGGGGTTGCGGGCCCGCTCGGCCGACGGGGCCGACCTCAGCGTCGTCTTCGCCGGCTACCAGGCCGTCGCCGCCGACCTGACCACCCGCGTCGGGGACCTCCTCGCCGCCTCCCGGATCGCCGGCCTCGACGACGCCGGCACCCGCGCCGTCCTGGACCTGCGCCTGGTCTCGCGGGCCTCGGCGCTGGCGAGCGTCGAGGTGCCGCTGTTCCTCGCCGACGCGGTCCGCTCCGCGGCGGGCACGGCGGGCACGGCGGGCACGGCGGGCACGGGGGGCACCGGCGACCGGGACGCCTTCCTCACCGCCTGGGGCGGGTACCGCAACGCCTCGGTGGAGGTGCTGGAGCAGGCCTCCCCCGCCGTCCGCGACGACTGGCTCGCGGCCACCGCCCCCACCGCGGCCGCCCTGGACGCCCCGCTGCAGGCCGCCGCGCTGGGCGGGGCGGCGCCCACCCCGGCGCAGCTGGTGGGCCTGACGACGGCCAACGGCACGCGCGACGAGGCGCTGCGCACCCTCGTCCGCGCCACCGGCGAGCGGGCCGTGGACCGGGCCCGGGAACCGGCCGCCGCGGCCCGCCGGGCCCTGGGGCTGCTCGTGGGCCTGTGCTCGCTCATCGTCGCCGGCACGCTGGCCGCGGCCCTGCTGCTGCGCCGCTGGGTCGCGGTGCCGCTGCGCCGGCTGGCCGAGCAGGCGCGCTCGGTCAGCGACGGCGACCTCGTCAACGTCGAGGAGTCCGGGCCCCTGGAGGTCCGGACCGTGGCCCGGGGGCTGGCCGCGGCCGTGGACAACCTGCGGCGCGTGCGCGACCAGGCCCGGGCCGTGGCCGACGGGGCGCTGGACGCCGAGGTCGTGCGCCGGCCCGTGCACGGCCCGCTCGGGGAGGTCGTGCACGCCTCGGTGCTGCAGATGGTCGGCGCGCTGCGCGAGCGCGAGCTCCTGCAGGAGGTCCTGGCCCACCAGGCCTCCCACGACGCGCTGACCGGGCTGCCGAACCGGACGCACGCCACCGAGCTCGTCGCGGCGGCCCTGGCCCGCAGCACCCGCCACGACGGGCGGGTGGGCCTGCTGTTCGTCGACCTGGACCACTTCAAGACCGTCAACGACACCCACGGGCACGCCGCCGGCGACGAGCTGCTGCGCGTCGTGGCGGGCCGGATGGCGGGGGCCCTGCGCGGCGGGGACGCCCCGGCGCGGCTGGGCGGGGACGAGTTCGTCGTCGTGGTCGAGCACGTCGACGACGAGGCCCGCCTCGTCGACCTCGGCACCCGCGTCATCGCCGCCGTCAGCGCGCCCGTGGAGCTGTCGGGCCGGCACGCCGGGGTGCGGGTGCGGGTGGGCGCCAGCGTCGGGGTGGCGGTCAGCCCCGCCGGCGGCGGCTCGGCCGAGCGCCTGCTGCTGGAGGCCGACGCCGCCGCCTACCGCGCCAAGGCCGCCGGCCGCGGGACGGTCGCGGTCTTCGACGACGCCCTGCGCCGGGACATCGCCCGGCGCACCCAGCTGGAGGGCGCGCTGCGCGCCGGGCTCGACGCCGGCCAGCTCGTCCTGCACTACCAGCCCGTCGTGGACCTGCGCACCGGCGCCGTGCGGTCCGTCGAGGCGCTCGTGCGGTGGGACCGGCCCGGGCACGGGCTCGTGGGCCCCGACGCGTTCGTGCCCGTCGCCGAGGACTCCGACCTGGTGTGCGAGGTGGGGCGCTGGGCGCTGTCGCGGGCCGCCGAGCAGCTCGCCGCCTGGGACGCGGACGGCGGTGAGCTCGCGGGCGTCAACGCCGCCGTGAACGTCTCGGGCCGGCACCTGGCCCAGCCGCGGCTGCTGGGCGACGTCGCGCTGGCCTGCGCCGGGGCCGGGATCGTGCCCGAGCGGCTGACGGTCGAGATCACCGAGACGGTGCTGTTCGACGAGCCCACCGCCCGCGAGCACCTGCGCGCGCTGCGGGCCCTGGGCGTGCGGGTGGCGCTGGACGACTTCGGGACGGGCTACACCTCGATCGGGCAGCTGTCCCGGCTGCCGGTGGACACGCTGAAGATCGACCGCAGCTTCGTGGCCTCCCACGAAGACGCGCACACCGACCTGGTGCGGCTCGTCATCGGCGCCGCGCACAGCTTCTCCCTGGGCGTGGTGGCCGAGGGCGTGGAGGAGGCGGGGCAGCTGGAGGCGCTGCGCGCCGCCGACTGCGACGCGGCGCAGGGTTTCTGGCTGTCCCGGCCGCTGCCGGCCGAGCAGCTGGCCGCGCAGCTCAGCGCGACCGCAGCCGCCGCGCGAGGCTGA
- a CDS encoding ATP-binding protein codes for MVTSAPRWPASGRFVHRTGRRAGRRAGRRPGRRTGQRHWTLASRVLVLQLLVVLLVVVGATAALGWQLRTDTRRDATVEVTDVAAAVAQAPDVRDGLADPATADRAAIAAHVEAVRRATGVYFITVMDRDRIRWTHPDPSRIGGRFVGHADAALAGGRVVETYTGTLGPSVRAVLPIRARVDGRDGVVVGAVAVGVATRSVTADLLDRLPVLLLALALALALSVVGSWALSRWVRRRTHGLEPADLTRLWEVNDAVLHSLREGLVVVDPAGRQQVVNDEARRLLPSRDDGTLDVPPALQRLLGSGEDVVDDVQVTDDRVLVVSRQDARWEGRRVGTVVTLRDHTELQALTRDLDAVRGLADALRSQAHEAANRLHVVVTLVEQGQPERAVEFATAELAAAQQLTDLVVADVADPAVAALLVGKSAQAAERGVELEVEPDTALADGLLPARDLVTVVGNLVDNGVEAALAHEEPRWVRVRITAADGVVQVRVTDSGEGLRAAELDRAMQRGWSRKEHRLSPEGAHGLGLALVGQVVRRHGGRVRVEEPVTVDDGGGTLVVDLPVAP; via the coding sequence GTGGTCACGTCAGCCCCGCGGTGGCCCGCTTCCGGTCGTTTCGTCCACCGGACCGGGCGCCGGGCCGGTCGTCGCGCCGGTCGTCGCCCAGGGCGTCGGACAGGGCAGAGGCACTGGACGCTGGCCTCCCGCGTCCTCGTCCTGCAGCTGCTCGTCGTCCTGCTCGTCGTCGTCGGCGCCACCGCCGCCCTCGGCTGGCAGCTGCGCACCGACACCCGCCGCGACGCGACCGTCGAGGTCACCGACGTCGCGGCCGCCGTGGCGCAGGCCCCCGACGTCCGCGACGGCCTCGCCGACCCCGCCACCGCCGACCGCGCCGCCATCGCCGCCCACGTCGAGGCCGTCCGGCGGGCCACGGGCGTGTACTTCATCACCGTCATGGACCGCGACCGCATCCGCTGGACCCACCCCGACCCCTCGCGCATCGGCGGGCGGTTCGTCGGGCACGCCGACGCCGCCCTCGCCGGCGGCCGCGTCGTGGAGACCTACACCGGCACCCTCGGCCCGTCCGTGCGCGCCGTGCTGCCGATCCGCGCCCGGGTCGACGGCAGGGACGGGGTGGTCGTGGGGGCCGTCGCCGTCGGCGTCGCGACCCGCTCCGTCACGGCCGACCTGCTCGACCGCCTGCCCGTCCTGCTCCTGGCCCTCGCCCTGGCGCTGGCCCTGTCCGTCGTGGGCAGCTGGGCCCTGTCCCGCTGGGTCCGCCGCCGCACCCACGGCCTGGAACCGGCCGACCTCACCCGGCTGTGGGAGGTCAACGACGCCGTCCTGCACTCCCTGCGCGAAGGGCTCGTCGTCGTCGACCCCGCCGGCCGCCAGCAGGTCGTCAACGACGAGGCCCGCCGCCTGCTGCCCTCCCGCGACGACGGCACCCTCGACGTCCCGCCCGCGCTGCAGCGCCTCCTGGGCTCCGGCGAGGACGTCGTCGACGACGTGCAGGTCACCGACGACCGCGTCCTCGTCGTCAGCCGCCAGGACGCCCGCTGGGAGGGGCGCCGCGTCGGCACCGTCGTCACCCTGCGCGACCACACCGAGCTGCAGGCCCTGACGCGCGACCTCGACGCCGTGCGCGGCCTCGCCGACGCGCTGCGCTCCCAGGCCCACGAGGCCGCCAACCGGCTGCACGTCGTCGTGACCCTCGTCGAGCAGGGCCAGCCCGAACGCGCCGTCGAGTTCGCCACCGCCGAACTGGCTGCGGCGCAGCAGCTCACCGACCTCGTCGTGGCCGACGTCGCCGACCCGGCCGTCGCCGCGCTGCTCGTCGGCAAGTCCGCCCAGGCCGCCGAACGCGGCGTCGAGCTGGAGGTCGAACCCGACACGGCCCTGGCCGACGGCCTCCTGCCGGCCCGCGACCTCGTGACGGTCGTCGGCAACCTCGTCGACAACGGCGTCGAGGCGGCGCTCGCCCACGAGGAGCCGCGCTGGGTGCGGGTCCGGATCACCGCCGCCGACGGCGTCGTGCAGGTCCGCGTGACGGACTCGGGGGAAGGGCTGCGGGCCGCCGAGCTGGACCGGGCCATGCAGCGCGGCTGGTCCCGCAAGGAGCACCGGCTCTCC